DNA sequence from the Suricata suricatta isolate VVHF042 chromosome 5, meerkat_22Aug2017_6uvM2_HiC, whole genome shotgun sequence genome:
ATTGGGGAAGAgaggataaaaatatttgcacattgAGGCTGTGTTTTCttagcaccccctccccaccattgCTCGATGGAGACAGAACCCCAGTTAAGTTGGGGAGGTGAGGGACTGAGTTCTCACTCTTGCCCCAGACTGCAGAGGTGTTGAATGAGTTTGCACTTGCCTGGGCAGGGGACTGAGCATGACTGATGAGGGGGGAGTAGGTGCCAAGCTGCTCTGTTTTCATACACTTTGTGTCTGTGCCCTGGCACGGGGGCCACTTTAAGTGGAGTCTCTGGTGCGTTCCCAGTTTGCCCCCCTAACCACCAGGCATCAGGGCTGGGTCTGAGGTAAGGTCTACTGAATCTGGCTGGAAACAGCCATCCCTGAGAGCATGCCCCTCCTTCACCCCGACTCGGGGTACCACAGGGCCATACCCAAACTCCATAGTTTCACTGGGACCCTGAGGCCACAGGTCCCATCACAACACACCTGTCTGTCATCCTTGGTCACCACTCGCTGTGTCAGTCCTACCAGTGTCTGTCCTGTTCCGTGAGTACGCTTGTGAGGTTCCCTGACATCCCATCCAGACCCTTCTCTGGGACCCTCCTGACCCGCTTCTGTGCTGACCTCTTCCCGCCTCCCTAATGTAGTCACCAAATGCTCCCTTGAACTTCTGGTTCTTCCCTGACAACCCCTCTCCTGTTTCCTCCCTGGAATAGAGAATTCTTTTCCATCGACTTAGCCTGACGAATGTGTAGAGCAGGTCCTACTCTCTGAGAAGGTCTTCTTCCTCGGCATGTTTCCTTACTTTTCCCCATGAGGAAATACAAGCTAGTGTTGCTGCTGTAGATCTCTCCAAACTCTCTCAGACAAAGATGGGGGCAGTTTACAGAGATCATGAGAAGAACGGAACACCAGATGTCCACAGAGAGTCCAACTGTAAATGTGCGTGTTAAGCTCATAGATGTATGGCCTGTGATAAGACCAGTCAGCACCAGCCACTGCTTGTCATCGAATCTGACACCTGTGTCTCGAGGGAAATCATCTCCGAACAGATTGTacattgtaattaaaaaacaaaaagcattctgTGTAAATATGCTGGGCCAAATCACACATCTGGGTACAACTGGGGTTCTGGCTATGATTCAAATGCCCTTAGAAATAATGATCTTTAACTTCGTTTTAAAGGAAGCATCAACAGCAGATGCCTACATGTAGAGTAGGACATACGGATTCTTTGGGGGTAATGTTAGTAGTCCATAGCCCACCCTCCTGGTCTGACTCAGTGACAGATTCTGTCGTTTCCCTGTTTCCGGACCTGGACAGGAATGGAAAGGGAAACACTTTTGCCTGCTTTATTCTGGCTGGGCACAGTTGTCAGGAAATACAGtgtcttgtttattcatttatgctgTTTATGAGGAAGAATTGAGAACAagcctatttttttattaaaaatttttttaatgtttatttattttttgagagagagagatacagagtgtgggctgaggaggggcagagagagagggagacacagaatcagaacaggctccaggctctgagctgtcagcacagagcccaacgcggggctcaaactcacaatttgtgagatcatgagctgagatgaaggcagacgcttaaccgacggagccacccaggtgccccaagaatgagcatattttgattattcaaactttccttttttttctgaggggAAAGCCATTTGGAGAAGAAAGTTTCTGTGCCTACACTGAAACTtgtttagcttttttcttttttgcaaccCCCAGTGTAAGAGAATCTCAATCTGAGTTTTAAGAAACAGCCATTCTGTTGTGCTGGTCCATGAGTTCTTGGGATGCCAAGTGAATGCTGCCTTACTCATATAATCTATTACTACCAAGATGATACTACCGTACAAAAGAGATACCGAGACTCTAAGGACAGTGTTAATACCTGGCACTTCCTGTGCCCTTACTGTGGGCCAAACACTCCTTTCAGTGAACTGTGTTCATTTTCCTATTTGCTCTTCACAAAAACCCTGGAAGGAAGCTGTTTTCATTCCTATGtcccaatggaaaaaaacagaaacttgaGTAACTTGCCCACATTCACACAAGTAGTCAGTGGCCacgccaggattcaaatccagatctgtCTCAGTTGGTGGTTGTCATCTCCTCCCCTACCACCTCCAGGGAGCTGAATGTCAAGCTGAGCAAACTCTTCTTGGCAAAGAGGTCGGTGAGAGTTGGGTTCTTTACGGTACCAGAATGTTCTGACCTGTTGGTATTTCCTGGGTGGCAAATCTTGGCCTGTTGATCTCGGTTGTACATCCTTGAGAGTTGGTTCACTTCTGGGCAGCAGAAGGTGTTTCCAGGGTCAGGCCTTGTCTAGTGCGGACTCTCAACGTGTGGCCCAtactggaaggagggagggtccTGGAAGGCATGGAGGAGCGACCCAGCCCCGAGGCTGACTCCCTTCTGCGTTCCTGGTCTCCTGCAGGAGAGACTGGAGGTGGGCTTTGCAGTGTGCAGCCTCCCTCCCTTCAAACACACCCTCACCAATCACACCTCAAAACCATAATAGACCGTTACCTTTAGTGACGCTGTGGTGAAGGCCAGTGGGCCCTTCGAACGCATCAGGACTGACACAGTGTCGTCATTTTCCTCTTGCAGGACACCGAGGCCTATGGGACCCTTCTCTGAAGTCTTTAAGCTCAAGAATCACAGATCGGAAGCTGCAGGGCACGTGGCTGCCTGGAGGCCGAGGGAACTTCGAGAAACCACTCCTAGGGCCTCGCGGCTCTGTCGTGCCGGTGTTCAGCCCTCAGAGTGCCCTCCACCCTGTCCACGCCGAGGGCAGCCCGCTGAAGCCCAGGGTGGTGACCGTGGTGAAGCTGGGCGCCCACCCACTCCGGAAGGTCACCCTGCTCCTCAACAGGCGGTCGGTGCAGAGCTTCGAGCAGCTCTTGGCCGACATCTCCGAGGCCCTGGGCTTTCCCAGATGGAAGAATGATCGAGTGAGGAAGCTCTTTAACCTCAAGGGCAAGGAGGTCAGGAGCATCTCTGACTTCTTCCGGGAAGGGGATGCTTTCATAGCCATGGGCAAAGAACCGTTGACCCTGAAGAACATTCAGCTGGCTGTCGAAGAACTGTACCCCAGCAAAGCCCGGGCCCTGACCCTGGCCCCGCACAGCCGGGCCCCTTCTCCAAGGGTGCGGAGCAGGCTCTACAGCAGGGCCCTGAGAGGGGGTCACCACGGTGGGGAGACAGACACtgcccagggctgcagggaggctACCCTGCCCAAGGCGGCCGCCACCAGACCTCAGGGCAAGGTGCCCGTGGAGCCAGCCCTGGGGGACCGGGCGAAGCACCAGAAGTGGGTGGGGGGCAAGTGGGAGCCTGAGCCCGCCAGCAGGCCACCCCGGGAGCCCACCCTGGAGAGACCCGCGAGCGGGGAGAAGCACCTGGGGGTGGAGATCGAAAGGACATCGGGTGAAATCATCCGATGCGACaagtgcaagagagagagggagctccaGCAGGGTCTGCAGAGGGACAGGCTGCCCCTGGGGACCAGCGAGCTGGACTTGGGGAAGGGCCGCAGGTCTGAGGCTGCGGAGAAGCTGGTGAGGACCCGGAGCTGCAGGAGGTCGCCCGAGGCCAATCCTGCGGCCGGGGAGGAAGGGCGGAAGGGCGAGGGCCCCAGGAGCAGCTCCAGGGTCCCTGCCCAGGAGCCGAGGAAGCCCAGCAAAAGCCAGGACAGGAAGGAGGACAGAGACCCCGCAGGGCAGGAAGGTCATGCCCAGGCTGCGGCCAAGgccaggagggagctgggggaagCGCCTCCGGCCAGAGAGGAGGGGCCGCGGGACGGGAGGAGGGAGGCGAGGAGCGCCTGCAAGACCAGGACGGGCGGCTGGCCGCGGAGGGAGCCGCAGGTGGACCCCGAGACGCTGCCCGGGCCCCGCGGGGGCGCGCCGGACGCGGACCCGGAGAGGNNNNNNNNNNNNNNNNNNNNNNNNNNNNNNNNNNNNNNNNNNNNNNNNNNNNNNNNNNNNNNNNNNNNNNNNNNNNNNNNNNNNNNNNNNNNNNNNNNNNCAGAAAGCCGGCCGCCCGTGGGGACAGGGAGGCCTGGGGCGGCGGCCGCAGGCGGCGGCCCGCGGGCCTCCTGGTGGCCGATGTGCACAAGCACTACGAGGCGGGCCGTGTCCTGGGCGACGGCAACTTCGCGGTGGTCAAGGAGTGCCGGCACCGCGAGACGCGGCAGGCCTATGCCATGAAGATCATTGACAAGTCCAAGCTCAAGGGCAAGGAAGATATGGTGGACAGCGAGATCCTGATCATCCAGAGCCTCTCGCACCCCAACATCGTGAAGCTGCACGAGGTGTACGAGACCGAGGCGGAAATCTACCTGATCATGGAGTACGTGCAGGGCGGGGACCTCTTCGACGCCATCGTCGAGAGCGTCAAGTTCCCCGAGCGCGACGCCGCGCTCATGCTCATGGACTTGTGCCGGGCACTTGTGCACCTGCACGACAAGAGCATCGTCCACCGGGACCTCAAGCCGGAAAACCTGCTGGTAAGCCTCGCTGCCTGGTGGTCGGGAAGCCCGCCTCCTAGCGGTCACCCCGGCATCCCGGGTCCAAATGTGTGCTTTAGCATTGCTGTTCCCTATTTCAGACTCTGGTTGTAGGTCCTAAGTTGCTGAGATACCTTGGTGTTGATGATTATCGAAAAACAGACCTTCCAGTTTAGATAGAATGGGAAATGCTTCCTCATTCCTGGGAGGAAAATGCTTTCCCCTTGAGAGTGACCAGGCGCACTTAATTTCTGGGGCATTTGCACATCCTCTGGTCTAAGTGGCAGGGGTGTCTACCAGCAGCAGCTTCCCTGGGGCATTGCATTGCCCTCCATGGAAATGCCCCCTGGCCCTTTTGAAGATAACTGGCTGTCAAGGGTATTCAAAAGGCTGAgcataatggggtgcctgggtagctcagtcggttaagcatctggcttcggctcaggtcatgatctcacaattagtgcgttcgagccccactttaagctctgtgctgacagctcagatcctggagcctgcttcagattctgtgtctccctctctctctgctcctcccctattctcactctgtctctctcaaaaatgaataaacattaaaaaaaaaattttaaacaaaaacaaaccaaaaagaaacccaaaaaactTAATGCTACAGGAGCCCCTCCCTGTGTGAGGAGGGTGTAAGAGGCTGGCCCTGGGTCAGATAAGCTGAGTCTGAATCCTGGCTTTTTGACTTGCTTGCTGTCGGATAAGTCTTTCACCTCGCTGGGCCTTtgtttcctcacttataaaagagaaatagcGATAGTGCACGTCTGGCAGGGTTGAAGGAAGATGGGGCGCAGGACAGAGACGAGCAGCCCCTGATGGGTGGGAGCTGGGCTGGCACAGTTCAGCCATGCCATTTGCCTGTTGAACATAAATAAGCCAAAACACCACCGTTGGATAATGATGCTCTGTGACCATGATGGGTTAAGACAAAAGCAAGGGCCCTTTATAATCACGTCCAAATGCACACAAAACCAAAATTGCCCAAACCACAAATGTGGCCCCTTTCAGCTACTCTGAGTGGCTGCCTCATTtcattcctcctctctccttggtAAGAATGACTAATACACCGAATCGTAGAACGACCTTCACTTCCTGACAGTGTCCAATTCCGAGCAAAGTCCTGCTTTCTCGAACTCTCCCCCAAGTCACCTAATAATCCAGAGCCTAGGGTAAGTCCTTTGAACGTGCTCTCGTTTGGATGCCTGGCTCCCAGCGGTGTGGCATCTCTTTCATTACAACGAGTCAGTAAATGCAGTGTGTCTGAGCTGCACATGTGTTCCCAGTCGTCTCTGTTAGGACAGCATGCCTCACGGGCCTTTGTCCCCCTTTCTTCATAGCCCTGATCACCACCTGATATGTCCcctatttattcttctgttttctttctcctcttactGGAAAGCCAGTTCTATGCCAGCAGGTGCTTTGTTTGATTCAGACTTTACCCCCAGACCTAGCACAATTTTGTCACATGGGGGACCTTCTTTGCATcttagatggatgaatggactcAGACCATAGCGCACTGCCTGCAAACAGCAGACATTCCATCAGAAATGGCTACTGTCGTGCTGTAGAAATGACTTGGTATATGTTGTGAGCAGGCATCGAAGGCCATTTTGCTGCAGATGGAGCGAATGGGGAACATGATGTCGATGAGCcacattatttgtttctttttgggagGGCGTTAGCTTTCTTTAATTTCAGGGCTGTAGCCCTAGCCGGGGAATATTTTTGCTGGTGCTTTCATCTGTCCGTGAACTGCTCCCACTTGCAGCAGAAATACCGAGTGAATCAAGCTACTTATCTGGTGAAATGAGGTCTGTGTTGACCACCAAGCCAAGGAACCTTGGTTTTGCCCGAATTTAATAGGATTGAAGAGGCACTTTGGTTGCCCGAGAGAATTCCTATGGGATGTCTCCCTTCGAAAACATTTCACTTCTGCATTTGCGGAGTGTCCCATCCTCTCTTCACTTGCTGCTTGATTGTTTCTTTGGGGTCTGAGGCCCTGTGATTTCCCCGTGTGGTGCGCTGGGCTTTGTTCATAacggacactttttttttcataatagtttattgtcaaattggtttccatacaacacccagtgctcttccccacaagtgccctcctccatcaccaccacccttttccccctcccccttccccttcaaccctcagttcattctcagcattcaatagtctctcaagttttgcatccctctctctccccaactctctctccctcctccgctctccctggtcctccattaggtctctcttgttttcctgctagacctatgagtgcaaacatatggtatctgtcataaTAGACACTTTGAAATGAGTCTCTGAAATGTCTAAGCAGAAGAGATGCTGATTAGAGGCCTTCTTGGGTCACCCTGAGCTGAACATTTTGGGCACATGCCTCATAAAGCATTATAAGGATTATACAAGTCCTGAATATGTGAAATTAGATAATTTATCCTATAGGATCAGTCACCTAAGCTCACATTTTCCTCAACCAGGTCCCCAGAACCAATGTGTTAAGCTAGCTTATCTTTTAGACAACAGAGGCTCTTACTTGTCAGCAATTcttatttgctttgtttatttttgagagagtgagtgggggaggggcagacagagagggagagagagaagcccaagcagatccacactgtcagcgcagagcctgatgcagggctcgaagtcatgaactgtgagatcatgacctgaatcatgAAGAGTCATGAAGAGTCAGAACCAAGAGCCATAAGCTCAACcctctgggccacccaggtgcccctactcatCAGCAATTTTTGAAGTGGAGAAAGCACCGGTTTAGATTTCAGGGAGAAGTTTCCTTGAGGAATTAGAAAAAGTACAAGGAACGTATTTCGTATGGACAGACTAACGGCCTTTGAGAGGTCATTTGGCAGCTCTTCATGGATTTAAATGTCAGTACAGGTATGTTTTTCATGCCCTGAAGGGCAGAAGTGTGTGTGTTCTGAGAGGCACAACTGCAGAGTAGCTATCATTTTTCAGTCTCAAGATGTGAGTTATTTATTGGCGTTGATTGTAACTGATATTTAgacccttctctcttttctgatttCAGAGGA
Encoded proteins:
- the DCLK3 gene encoding serine/threonine-protein kinase DCLK3 → MGKEPLTLKNIQLAVEELYPSKARALTLAPHSRAPSPRVRSRLYSRALRGGHHGGETDTAQGCREATLPKAAATRPQGKVPVEPALGDRAKHQKWVGGKWEPEPASRPPREPTLERPASGEKHLGVEIERTSGEIIRCDKCKRERELQQGLQRDRLPLGTSELDLGKGRRSEAAEKLVRTRSCRRSPEANPAAGEEGRKGEGPRSSSRVPAQEPRKPSKSQDRKEDRDPAGQEGHAQAAAKARRELGEAPPAREEGPRDGRREARSACKTRTGGWPRREPQVDPETLPGPRGGAPDADPERXXXXXXXXXRKPAARGDREAWGGGRRRRPAGLLVADVHKHYEAGRVLGDGNFAVVKECRHRETRQAYAMKIIDKSKLKGKEDMVDSEILIIQSLSHPNIVKLHEVYETEAEIYLIMEYVQGGDLFDAIVESVKFPERDAALMLMDLCRALVHLHDKSIVHRDLKPENLLVQRNEDKSTTLKLADFGLAKHVVRPIFTVCGTPTYVAPEILSEKGYGLEVDMWAAGVILYILLCGFPPFRSPERDQDELFNIIQLGHFEFLAPYWDNISDAAKDLVSRLLVVDPKKRYTAHQVLQHPWMETAGKTIGTNLQKEVPPGGEGHVRSQHKRSADQAS